A region of the Actinomycetota bacterium genome:
CTCGACGCCGCTCGAGTGCCGCCAGAGCAGGAACACCTGCCACTGCCGCGAGACCCCGATGCCCACCAGCAACGCGAGCGCCGCGGCGCCGACCGGCAGCGCCCACCCGAGGAACGGCTCGAACGACATGCGCAACCGTTCGATCGCCTCCTGTTCCGGGGTCAGGAACCGCAGGGGCGGCGGCGCGAGGCGGCGCGTGACGAGCAGGTTCGCGTAGAGCAGCCCGAAGAACAACAACCCGAACACGGTGCCGAGCGCGACCTTCGTCCGCAGCTCCGTCCAGAACACGCCGGACTGATCGATCTCGCGGTACCAGAGCAGGTCGATGTAGAACGTCGACATCACCGTGAAGAGCACGGCGAGCACGACGACCCCGCCGATCACGAACGCGGGCCAGCGTCGCTGGCGCGTGGGGATGCGGACGGTCGACATGGTTCGGGTCGTTCCTCCTCGGATGGGCGGCGGGCGCGCCCACGGCGAGCCTAACGCATGCGGTGATATGCGACGGCCGTCACAGCCCCTCGAGCGCCTCGACGGCGTCGTCGAACGTCGCCACGGAGATGAGCCGCATGCCCTCGGTGTCGACGTCGGCGAGCTCGTCCATGTTGTCGGCGGGCACGAGGAAGACGGACGCTCCCGCGCGCTCGGCCCCGATCACCTTGTCGGCGATGTTCCCGATCGGGCCGACGTCGCCACCGGGGTCGATCGTGCCGGTGCCGGCGATCGTCCGCCCCCCCGTGAGGTCCTCGGGGGTGAGCGCGTCGTACAGGCCCAACGAGAACATCAGGCCGCCCGAGGGACCGCCCACGTCGCCGCTCGAGATCTCGATCGGGAACGGGAACGCGTCGACCATGCTGATGCCGACCAGCGGTTCCTCGTTGTCGGGGACGCAGGGCTCCCGCAGCAGCTCGATGTCGTGGACCTCGCCAGCGGCGCGCACCCGGAAGGCCAGCGGCTCGTCGAGCGGCACGCGGTCGATCGTCCGCCTCGCCTCCTGGGTCGAGTCGACGCGTCGGCCGTCGATCGCCAGCACCACGTCGCCGACGAAGAGCTCGCCCTCGGCCGGGCAATCGGGACCGACGGCCTGGATCAGGGCGCCCTTGCCATGTTCCTCCGGGTAGTCGAACAGCTCGTTGAGGACCACGATCGACGCGTCGATCTTGCTCTGGTCCATCTGGGAGATCGCGCGCTCCTGCTCCTGCTCGCGATCGGCTCCGGGGGGATAGATCGCCTCCTCGCCGACGATGAACCGCGACTCGTCGATCCACGCCACGAGCGACTGGAGCGCGGTGACCTGCTGCCAGCGTACGGTCGTCAAGATCAGCGTGCCCTCGGATGCGTACCGGGGCACGTCCTGCACGTCGATCAGCGGCGCGACGTCGTTCGCCGGCCCCGGCCCGACCGCGTAGTAGGGCAGCCGGATCCAGGCCGCGGCGAACGCGATGGCGAACAGGACGACGAGGGCGACAACGCGGGCGGTGCGTCTCATGGTGGGCCTCGATAGTACGGGCGGCATCGGAGATCTTCCTTCACGGAACCCCTGCGGGCGAAGTACGCTCGTGCCGCCGAGAGGAGGACGAGCCCGTGGGAACCGTGCTGGTGGTGGTCATCGCCGTGGCCGTCGGCGTGCTCGTCTACCGGCTGACCGCCGGCGACACCGAACCGACGAGCTCGGCCGAGCCTCCCCTCCCCGGAACGGACGACGAGATCGGCGCGTGGTCGAGCGGCGAAGGGGGCGTCACGCGCTCAGCGCTGGCTCCGACCGAGCGGCGGACCGAGGTGCCGGAGGGGTACATCCCGGTCGCGTCGGGCGCGCCGTCGTGGCATGCCCGGCTCGGCGGTGCGATGGGCCTCGTGATCGCGGTCGCGATCGGCGCGATCGCGCTGGCGCTCTCGTTGTGGGCGCTGGCGTCGTTCGTCTCCCGGCTCTTCTCCGACGCAGGCGCTTGACGCCCGGCCGCCACGGCGTCACCGACGGCGGACGAGCTGGAACGCCGACCGGTAATCCTCGAGGTGCTCGAGCATGCGACCCGTGCCGACGACCACCGTCTCGAGCGGCCGTTCCACGACGTGAACGGGCACCTCGCACTCCTGGGCCAGCAACATGTCGAAGCCCCGCAGCAGCGCTCCCCCGCCGGTGAGGAACATGCCCGTCTCGAGCACGTCATGCGTGAGCTCGGGCGGCGCCTCGGCGAGCGTGAGGCGGGTGGCCTCGACGATGCCGTGCACCGGCTCGCCGATCGCCTTGCGGATCTCGTCCTCGGTGACCTTCACCTCGACGGTGTTCCCGGTGGCGAGCTCGCGTCCGATCACGACGGCGGCCTTGCTGCCCGGCGTCGGGAAGGCCGATCCGATCGCGACCTTGATCTCCTCGGCGGCCTTCTCCCCGATCGCGACGCCGTACTCGGTGCGGATGTGTTGCTGAACGGCGCCGTCGAGATCGAACCCGCCGAGCGCGGCCGAGCGGCCGCTCACGACGCCCCCCATCGACACGACCGCCATCTCCGAGCGGCCGCCGCCGATGTCGACGACGAGGTGTCCCACCGGCTCGTGCACGGGCAGCCCGGCGCCGATCGCGGCGGCGAGTGGTTCCTCGACCAATGTCACCTGGCGCACCCCCGCCGACCGGATCGCGTCCTCGATCGCACGGCGCTCGACCTCCGAGCTCATCGACGGCACGGCCACCAGGACCCGGGGACGCGGGAAGCGCACGGTCATCGTGCGGCGGATCACGACCTCGATCATGGCCTGCGTCACGTCGAATTCGGTCATCGTGCCCTGCTTGAGCGGTCGCACCGCGAGCACGTTGCCAGCGTCGTTGCCGAGCAGCTGCCATGCTTCCTCACCCATGGCGAGCACCTCGCCGGTGTCCGCCCGCACGGCGACGACGGCGGGCTCATCGAACACCACACCTTCGCCCTGTCGGTAGACGAGGGTGTTCGCGGTCCCGAGGTCGATCGCGAGATCGCGGCCCATCGCTATCGAGGAGTCCTGAGAGAGAAGGCCGCCATCTAGCTGCCCATCACCCAGTGGGCCTCGCCTGAGACGAGGCCTTCCTTCTTCCAGATGGGCACGTCCTCCTTGAGCCGCTCGATGCCGTGGCGACAGGCCTCGAACGCCTCGGCGCGGTGGGGCGCCGAGACGGCGACGATCACGCTCGTCTCGCCGACCTCGAGCGAGCCGACGCGGTGCACGATCGCGACGCGGCGAGCCGGCCAGCGCTCCAGGATCTCACCGGCGAGCTCATGGAGCCGCTGCTCCGCGAGCTCGTGCCAGGCCTCGTAGGTGAGGCCGGTGACGCCTCCGGCGTCGGAATGATCGCGCACCGTGCCGGTGAAGATGCACACCGCGCCGGCGGCCGGGTCGGCAACGGCCGCCGCCGCCTCGTCGAGCGAGAGCGGCGCATCCTGCACGCGCGTCAGGACGCTCGCGTCGGGGTCGGAGCCGGTTCGCAGGTCGGACACGCGGCCATCGTAACCAAGGCCGAAGGACCGAGGGGTCGTACGATGAGACGATGAGCGATCAAGGAAGCAGCGGGTTCGGGTTCCCGTTCGGCATGGATCCGGAGTCGTTGCGCGACGCGCCGCTGTTCCGCGAGATGCAGCGGGTGATGTCGTCGTCGTCGGGACCCGTGAACTGGGAGCTCGCGCGGCAGGTCGCGGTCGCGAGCGCCGCCGAAGCAGGCGACGACCACGACGCCACCGACGAGGAGCGCCATGGCTTCGAGGAAGCCGTGCGAGTCGCCGAGCTGCACGTCGCGCGGTTCACGGGTCTCGACCCGCCGATCGACGTGGCCGACGTGCGCGCGGTGCGCCGCGCGGAGTGGATCGGGGCGAACGCCGAGAACCTCGCCGGCCTGCTGGAGCCGGCCGCCAGG
Encoded here:
- a CDS encoding rod shape-determining protein, with product MGRDLAIDLGTANTLVYRQGEGVVFDEPAVVAVRADTGEVLAMGEEAWQLLGNDAGNVLAVRPLKQGTMTEFDVTQAMIEVVIRRTMTVRFPRPRVLVAVPSMSSEVERRAIEDAIRSAGVRQVTLVEEPLAAAIGAGLPVHEPVGHLVVDIGGGRSEMAVVSMGGVVSGRSAALGGFDLDGAVQQHIRTEYGVAIGEKAAEEIKVAIGSAFPTPGSKAAVVIGRELATGNTVEVKVTEDEIRKAIGEPVHGIVEATRLTLAEAPPELTHDVLETGMFLTGGGALLRGFDMLLAQECEVPVHVVERPLETVVVGTGRMLEHLEDYRSAFQLVRRR
- a CDS encoding molybdenum cofactor biosynthesis protein MoaE; amino-acid sequence: MSDLRTGSDPDASVLTRVQDAPLSLDEAAAAVADPAAGAVCIFTGTVRDHSDAGGVTGLTYEAWHELAEQRLHELAGEILERWPARRVAIVHRVGSLEVGETSVIVAVSAPHRAEAFEACRHGIERLKEDVPIWKKEGLVSGEAHWVMGS
- a CDS encoding S16 family serine protease, which translates into the protein MRRTARVVALVVLFAIAFAAAWIRLPYYAVGPGPANDVAPLIDVQDVPRYASEGTLILTTVRWQQVTALQSLVAWIDESRFIVGEEAIYPPGADREQEQERAISQMDQSKIDASIVVLNELFDYPEEHGKGALIQAVGPDCPAEGELFVGDVVLAIDGRRVDSTQEARRTIDRVPLDEPLAFRVRAAGEVHDIELLREPCVPDNEEPLVGISMVDAFPFPIEISSGDVGGPSGGLMFSLGLYDALTPEDLTGGRTIAGTGTIDPGGDVGPIGNIADKVIGAERAGASVFLVPADNMDELADVDTEGMRLISVATFDDAVEALEGL